The proteins below come from a single Cervus canadensis isolate Bull #8, Minnesota chromosome 2, ASM1932006v1, whole genome shotgun sequence genomic window:
- the LOC122429350 gene encoding olfactory receptor 12-like yields the protein MSPQGDGNLSVMPLQEFVLDGFAGGPQTQALLFTLFLALYVVAILGNLTMIMVITLDARLHSPMYFFLKNLSFLDLCYSSVIAPKALADFLSSLSSKFITFEGCIIQFFFFSLLGTTEAFLLAVMAYDRFVAICSPLRYPISMRPSVCACLVLGSYGGGCLNSILQTSFTFSLPFCSSNHIDHFFCDVLPLLKLACAETTINELVMFAICGLIIVGTTLVVLISYGYITGTILRMRSGGGRHKLFSTCGSHMTAVSLFYGTVFVMYAQPGAVESMEQGKVVSVFYTLVIPMLNPLIYSLRNKEVKDALWRLGQKHTAMWRMARETGS from the coding sequence ATGTCACCCCAAGGCGATGGAAACCTCTCAGTGATGCCTCTTCAGGAGTTCGTGCTGGATGGATTTGCGGGTGGCCCACAGACCCAGGCCCTGCTCTTCACCCTGTTCCTGGCCCTGTACGTGGTGGCCATCCTGGGGAACCTCACCATGATCATGGTCATCACCCTGGATGCCCGTCTGCACTCCccaatgtacttcttcctcaagAACCTCTCCTTCCTGGACTTGTGTTACTCATCTGTCATCGCCCCCAAGGCCCTGGCTGACTTCCTGTCAAGTTTATCCTCCAAGTTTATCACTTTTGAGGGATGTAtcattcaatttttctttttctccctactGGGCACCACTGAGGCATTCCTCCTggctgtgatggcctatgaccgcttcgTGGCCATCTGCAGCCCCCTGCGCTACCCCATCTCCATGCGCCCCTCAGTCTGTGCCTGCCTGGTGCTGGGCTCCTACGGTGGGGGCTGCCTCAACTCCATCCTGCAGACCAGCTTCACATTCAGCCTCCCATTCTGCAGCTCCAATCACATCGaccacttcttctgtgatgtGCTGCCTCTGCTCAAGCTTGCCTGTGCTGAGACTACCATCAATGAGCTGGTCATGTTTGCCATCTGTGGCCTCATCATCGTGGGCACCACACTCGTGGTCCTCATCTCCTATGGCTACATCACAGGGACCATCCTGAGGATGCGCTCAGGAGGAGGGAGACACAAGCTCTTCTCCACCTGTGGCTCCCACATGACAGCCGTGTCCCTCTTTTATGGGACTGTCTTTGTCATGTATGCCCAGCCAGGAGCTGTGGAGTCCATGGAGCAGGGCAAGGTGGTCTCTGTCTTCTACACCCTGGTCATCCCGATGCTCAACCCCCTCATCTACAGTCTGAGAAACAAGGAGGTGAAGGATGCCCTGTGGAGACTGGGGCAGAAACACACAGCCATGTGGAGGATGGCCAGAGAGACAGGGTCTTGA